The following are from one region of the bacterium genome:
- a CDS encoding beta-galactosidase, with protein sequence MLTFGNCEGKDPGGFSYIHSTLDIKYQVLLKRPLEYFGYVGTGWEDEQTLQEMLSDNANLLVVDFGWLGGFLLPDADTPLKAKIDTDNLRFKAFEEFLQRCSRLGLRNLVGIITCTNFHEYPEWFRKLYPEIYALDADGNPEPLLYEINIPPEKKQFWTNIEHPILNDLRKKFAEIVIKSFHSNPNIILWGIDGETLYPPVPAERGFDQSKFALHHFRRYLKFKYGEIDKLNRVWGTKYKDFEEVLPPRKFLLDRANLDWHSFRIIAIGEYLRYLYETYKKSDRERFAFNWLHDMGLRDDELKISGCAPFIYAMIGDGLIANPIVRPPREDHNTKYFEMMTSFGKPVFSSQLAYFPRPWPGYMIRRQIYECLGLGVWGVGLVAWTWPEGYLINWGIKGTEGQKEARRVFGELRKLAPYLDLMWPVAPATRIFISQPVWLMDGWKGSWDALHRDFLERQIPKRYIMDWQILKGELKRPETKILISLDNEIINGEVLKRIEEFVKAGGIFVIIGEFNQFDEKLERARVPSFLKGNAKKEKFKNLNCYSFHYGAGEVIRVEGGYSSAVADLLESLFKNERGFQPVKILKGFPASIERAKILDTTGEKQDLAEDFAGHSSLGQLITAPSDFIQSLSISTPTYWKKVEGYGLRMEVFLSGPNGEKIGERTVAPEEIKDNGWIEIVLNKRVRKGAKLYLRISPLQPLPPATIGWWSLKMDAESEAGAFVDDKPVKGVLRRVVMKYKEREETRRGVESFLLSDGVNMGVVLVNITDKKFDIFLKIDENLIPDRKGIYLIKEPIIDREIGKVKGEKAEVKVSLSPYGTAFVFLERMTSEVDVEKLLKNVNVKRMDSDAGKAFLRMADEFLNENRYSKALASVFHLKNLLVINKEGEGKGRIIIKIVNVDGEPISNANLCVEISPLPGSLIPWKEIAKGVYLIEFDRKKLPLIYDYQKGEYVQYMGELRLKVKAWKGELQGCAEISIKGD encoded by the coding sequence ATGTTAACCTTCGGAAACTGCGAAGGAAAAGACCCAGGTGGGTTTTCATATATCCATAGTACATTAGACATAAAATATCAAGTCCTACTGAAAAGACCTTTGGAATATTTTGGTTATGTAGGAACTGGTTGGGAGGATGAGCAAACCCTACAGGAGATGCTTTCGGATAACGCCAATCTATTAGTTGTGGATTTCGGTTGGCTTGGGGGATTCCTCCTCCCTGATGCTGATACTCCCTTGAAGGCGAAAATAGATACAGATAATCTAAGATTCAAGGCATTTGAAGAGTTTCTTCAAAGATGTTCCAGGCTCGGGTTGAGAAATCTCGTTGGCATAATCACTTGCACGAATTTCCACGAGTATCCCGAGTGGTTCCGCAAGCTCTATCCAGAGATTTACGCTCTGGACGCAGATGGAAATCCCGAGCCCTTGCTTTACGAGATAAATATCCCTCCCGAAAAAAAGCAGTTCTGGACGAATATTGAACATCCAATCCTAAATGATTTGAGGAAAAAGTTTGCGGAGATAGTTATAAAATCGTTTCACAGCAACCCCAATATAATCCTTTGGGGCATTGATGGGGAAACCCTCTATCCTCCCGTCCCAGCTGAGAGAGGTTTTGACCAATCCAAGTTCGCTTTACACCATTTTAGACGATACCTCAAGTTTAAATATGGGGAAATTGACAAATTGAACAGGGTCTGGGGAACGAAATATAAAGATTTTGAAGAGGTTTTGCCTCCGAGGAAATTCCTCCTTGATAGGGCTAATTTGGATTGGCATAGCTTTCGGATTATCGCTATAGGGGAATATCTGCGCTATCTTTACGAAACCTATAAGAAAAGCGATAGGGAGAGATTTGCTTTCAATTGGCTTCACGATATGGGCTTAAGAGATGACGAGTTGAAAATCTCGGGATGTGCTCCTTTCATATACGCTATGATAGGGGATGGATTGATAGCTAATCCAATCGTTCGCCCACCGAGAGAGGACCACAATACGAAATATTTTGAGATGATGACATCGTTTGGTAAGCCGGTTTTCAGCTCACAACTTGCCTATTTCCCTCGCCCCTGGCCAGGCTATATGATTCGCAGGCAGATATATGAATGTTTGGGCTTGGGTGTTTGGGGTGTTGGTCTCGTCGCTTGGACTTGGCCTGAAGGATACTTAATAAACTGGGGGATTAAGGGAACCGAGGGGCAAAAGGAGGCAAGGAGAGTATTTGGAGAATTGAGGAAATTAGCCCCTTATCTTGACTTGATGTGGCCAGTAGCTCCTGCGACGAGGATTTTCATATCACAACCAGTTTGGCTTATGGATGGTTGGAAAGGCTCTTGGGATGCCCTTCATAGGGATTTCCTGGAAAGGCAGATTCCAAAAAGGTATATAATGGATTGGCAAATCTTGAAAGGAGAACTCAAAAGACCAGAAACCAAGATTTTGATATCCTTGGATAACGAAATCATAAATGGCGAAGTCCTAAAGAGGATTGAGGAGTTCGTGAAAGCTGGTGGAATTTTCGTCATAATAGGCGAGTTCAACCAATTTGACGAAAAGCTGGAAAGAGCACGGGTCCCAAGCTTTTTGAAAGGGAATGCAAAGAAGGAAAAATTCAAAAATTTGAATTGTTATTCCTTCCATTATGGAGCGGGGGAGGTAATAAGGGTAGAAGGAGGTTACTCTTCCGCGGTTGCCGATTTATTAGAGAGTTTGTTCAAGAATGAGAGGGGATTTCAGCCGGTAAAGATTCTCAAAGGATTCCCCGCTTCAATTGAGAGGGCGAAGATTTTGGACACTACGGGCGAGAAGCAGGATTTGGCGGAGGATTTTGCCGGACATAGCTCCCTTGGACAATTGATAACCGCGCCTTCAGATTTCATACAATCCTTAAGCATTTCCACTCCAACTTATTGGAAGAAAGTTGAAGGATATGGCTTGAGGATGGAGGTTTTCCTCTCGGGTCCAAATGGGGAGAAGATAGGGGAGAGAACCGTTGCTCCAGAGGAGATAAAGGATAACGGCTGGATAGAAATCGTATTGAATAAGAGGGTGCGTAAAGGGGCTAAGTTATACCTCAGGATATCTCCGTTACAGCCTTTGCCGCCCGCGACGATAGGTTGGTGGAGCTTGAAGATGGATGCGGAATCTGAGGCGGGTGCCTTTGTGGATGACAAGCCCGTTAAGGGGGTTTTGAGGAGAGTTGTCATGAAATATAAAGAGAGGGAGGAAACAAGGAGAGGGGTTGAAAGCTTCTTGCTGTCGGATGGTGTAAATATGGGGGTTGTGCTTGTAAACATAACAGACAAAAAATTTGACATATTCTTAAAGATTGACGAGAACTTAATTCCTGATAGGAAAGGTATATACTTGATTAAGGAGCCGATTATTGATAGGGAAATAGGCAAGGTAAAAGGAGAGAAGGCAGAAGTTAAGGTCTCTCTATCTCCCTACGGAACAGCTTTCGTTTTTCTTGAGCGAATGACAAGCGAGGTAGATGTAGAGAAATTGTTGAAGAATGTCAATGTAAAAAGAATGGATAGTGATGCCGGAAAAGCTTTTCTTCGGATGGCAGATGAATTTCTAAATGAAAATAGATACAGCAAGGCCTTAGCATCAGTTTTTCACTTAAAGAATCTTCTTGTCATTAATAAAGAGGGGGAAGGTAAGGGGAGGATTATAATAAAAATCGTGAATGTGGATGGCGAGCCCATCTCCAACGCCAATCTTTGCGTAGAGATTTCCCCGTTGCCTGGATCACTGATTCCTTGGAAGGAGATTGCTAAAGGAGTTTACCTTATAGAGTTT